GCAAAAGACGCTTTGTGTGGATGCGGGTGCGGGATCCGGCAAAACCCGTGTGCTCATCGAGCGAATCATTTATCTGATCGAAGAACAAAACGCGGATCTCGACGAGATTGTTGCGATAACCTTCACGGATAAAGCCGCCGCCGAGATGAAAACACGGCTTCGCCAAGCCTTCCGCATGAAAGCCCCCCTCGACAGCGCCGAGGGCATGACGCGATGGCGTGATCTTGAACGGCGCGTCGAGACCGCTCGCATCGGAACGATTCATTCGTTTTGTGGAAATCTTCTTCGCGAGCATGCATTGCACATCGGCACGGATCCTGATTTTGCCGTGATGGCCGAAGCCGAAACCGCGCTTCTTCGCAATGAGACGGTATCCGCCGCCGTAACCCGATTACTTGATCTTGGCGATCCGGCCGCCCTGCGCACCGCAACCGAATTCGGGACGTCAGCCCTGATCCGTGAACTTGACCGTCTTCTTGCCCGGCGCGGCACACTTGAGCGCCTTGAATCGAACCTGCCGCTGCGGGAGCCGGCAGCCTTGGCTGAACGCTGGTCGGAAATCGTGCAACGGGAATACGAGGAACGGTTGCTAAATTTTGCCCAATCGCGGGACGTAAACGACTGGATTGATCAACTCGGATCGTTCGACGGTCTTTGTCTTAAGGCTTCCGATGGACGCGAAATCCAGCGGCAGGCAATACTGAAACAGCTCGTATATATTCGCGATAGCCGTGACATGACCCAATTGAAGTCATGTATCGAGGAAATCATATCTGCGCCAGCCGGGCATCCTTCCAGCAAGAACTGGGAATCGCCGGAAACATTCGAAAATGTCAAGAAGATCCTGGATACGATCAAGAAACGCATGGAAGGTCTGGCGTGGACCGATCCCGATCCCGCCGTCGAATCGCTCGCCGCACAACTGACCTGCGACCTGTTCTCACTGTTGGAACATGCCAGCAAGGCGTACAAGGCCGCGAAGGCGGCACGGGCCGCGCTGGATTTCGACGACCTGATCGCCTCCACATGGCGCATCCTGCATGACAACACCGATGTGCGCAAGCGTGTGGCACGAGGCATTCGCTTTCTGTTGGTGGACGAATTTCAGGACACCGACTGGATTCAACTCGACATCGTCCGCATGCTGTCCGACGAACCCGGCGGCCCGGATTGGTTTTTTGTCGGCGACGCGAAGCAATCCATCTACGATTTTCGCGGGGCGGAAGTGGAAGTATTTCAACAGCAACGCGTCGCTTCCAGGGAAACAATTCCCATGGCGCAAAATTTTCGCACCGTTCCGGAAATCATCGCATTTGTCAACGACCTGTTCACGTGCACGGGGATTCTGGAAGCAGTCGAGACCGAATACAAGGCGCTGGAGCCCCATCGTCCGCCCGCGAACGAGACGCGGATAGCGTTTCTCGTGCCGCCCGAACGGGAAGAAAAGGCGAACGTCGAGACGTATCGCCGCGATGAGGCGGATTTGATCGCCTGGCGCATCGAAGAAATGTGTGCGGGACCCCACCGCGCGATGGTTGAATCGGACGGCGAAGCGCGCCCTGCACGATTCGGCGACGTGGCTATTCTCCTGCGTTCCTTTTCCGATATTCACTTGTACGAGGAGGCCCTGCGAAAACGTTCGATTCCCTTTGGCGTTGTGTCCGGCAAAGGCTTTTACGAACGGCAGGAGATACTCGATCTGCGGAATCTTTTGACCGTCGTGGTGGACCCGTGGAATGAAATGGCGCTGTTGGGATTTCTCCGCGGCCCGTTGGCGTGTTTGTCCGACAATGCCCTTGCCGCCATGCAGTTGCATGGCGGTCTGGCGCGTGTGTTTTGGAGCGAGGAGATTCCAGCCCAGTTTCCCGAAACCGATAGTCTCAAACATGCGCGTTCGTTGATTGAAGAGTTACGCGGCAAACAGGACCTGCCGTTGGCGGCTTTCATGCGACATGCAATCGAGCTCGCGAAGCATGAGGCCATTCTTCTAGGCCAGTTTCACGGCGCGCGCAAAGCGTGGAATATCCGCAAGGCCGCCAATCTTGCCGAGGACTTTGCGCGCACCCAACCCGCGCGCCTCCCGGCTTTTGTCCAGTATCTTGACACGCTCGCCGACCGCGCCATTCGTGAAGGCGATGCCGTGGTCGAACCCAAGGATGCCGTGACGCTCATGACGGTCCACAAGGCCAAGGGCCTCGAATTCCCCATCGTCGTCCTGGCCGATTCGGGACGGCAGGAAGGCGGATCGCGCCCTGGTTTCTCGGCATTTCATCGCGATATGGGACTTGCAGTCCGTGTAACCGGCAACAAAGGCGAAACGATCCAGCCTTCGATATACAAGACCATGCGGAATGCCTCCGGCGCCAAGGAAACCGCTGAACATGCCCGTGTCCTGTATGTCGGCATGACACGAGCCCGCGACTGGCTCCTGTTCGGCGGAACCCCGAAACCCGGCAAGGGCAGTTGGCTTGCCATCATGAACGACGCATACCACCTTCTCGATCGCAGGCATGGCGAATTCGTCGAAACCGAAACTTGGAAGGCGATCGTCTGGCGCGAAGCGGCTCCCCCCGCTTCGGCGTCTGAAGAGAGCCGTGCGGCCGTCCCGGTAAATGTTGCCGCCATCGTGCGCCAAGCCGAGCCGATTGTATCGGTTCCTTCCCGGCGCACGATTTCCGTCTCCACTTTGCTAAACATGATGACCGGCATGGAAACCGACGACGAACCTTCACGTGAACCCTACAACGGATTCCCGGCGCTATCCGCCATGGAACGCGGCACGCTGGTCCATCGCCTGTTTGAAGTCTGGTCGCCGGGCGAACGTATGGATATCGAAGCGTTTCTTCTTCGAGAAGCCCCCATGCTGCATCTTCGCGAAACGCTCGCCGCCGATCTCGACGCCATCCTGAAACGATTTGAATCCGGCGCCTTGGCCCGCCGCATGGCCGCCGCGAAACGGATCGAGCGCGAGGCGCCGTTCCTCCTGCGCATCGGCGCGACGATCGTCTCCGGGACCATAGACGCCCTGATTGATCGGACACTGATCGTGGATTTCAAGACAGGGCGCATACATGCCGAAATGCACGAACGCTACGAATACCAGATTCATCTCTATGCCGCCGCGGTTCAAGCCCTTCTGGGCCATTCACCCACCGAAGCCCTGTTATACTATGCGGACCTCGGCGAAGAGTGCGCGGTGGATGTGAGTCCGCCACGCATTCGCGAGGCGCTGGAGCGAGCCGAAGCGGTTCTCGCCAATGATGTTGAACAAACCGGCATCGGGCTAAGGACATAAAGGACGAAAGGGACAAAATGGACATCCGGGACTAAAAAGATTGGAAAAAGCGCCGAGTAGTCTGCGATTTCTTGGTAACTTTCGTCTTTTTTCGTTCCCCGTATTTTCTTTGTTCCCTGAAAGCGTAAATTGTCAAACCTTCGAGGACGGCCCACCACGAAAGATATATCCACATTGATCTTCCGTTTTTTTCCGGCCCTTGCCCTGCTGGCGGCTCTTGCCCTTTCATTTCCCGCTTGCGCCGATGAGCAGCGCCTCTCCGAAGGCCTATTGACCATTGTTCACGACGCATCCGATGCGCCCCTCGCCCGCGAAACGATTGATATCCTCAAGGAGGCGCTCGCCGAATATACGACACGCCTGCCGGCGGGCGGCGATCCCATCACGGTCTATCTGTGCCGCACGATGCAGGAATTCAAGTCGCGCGCCGGCGCATACG
The DNA window shown above is from Candidatus Hydrogenedentota bacterium and carries:
- a CDS encoding UvrD-helicase domain-containing protein, which translates into the protein MNRTEAQQRAVTSMQKTLCVDAGAGSGKTRVLIERIIYLIEEQNADLDEIVAITFTDKAAAEMKTRLRQAFRMKAPLDSAEGMTRWRDLERRVETARIGTIHSFCGNLLREHALHIGTDPDFAVMAEAETALLRNETVSAAVTRLLDLGDPAALRTATEFGTSALIRELDRLLARRGTLERLESNLPLREPAALAERWSEIVQREYEERLLNFAQSRDVNDWIDQLGSFDGLCLKASDGREIQRQAILKQLVYIRDSRDMTQLKSCIEEIISAPAGHPSSKNWESPETFENVKKILDTIKKRMEGLAWTDPDPAVESLAAQLTCDLFSLLEHASKAYKAAKAARAALDFDDLIASTWRILHDNTDVRKRVARGIRFLLVDEFQDTDWIQLDIVRMLSDEPGGPDWFFVGDAKQSIYDFRGAEVEVFQQQRVASRETIPMAQNFRTVPEIIAFVNDLFTCTGILEAVETEYKALEPHRPPANETRIAFLVPPEREEKANVETYRRDEADLIAWRIEEMCAGPHRAMVESDGEARPARFGDVAILLRSFSDIHLYEEALRKRSIPFGVVSGKGFYERQEILDLRNLLTVVVDPWNEMALLGFLRGPLACLSDNALAAMQLHGGLARVFWSEEIPAQFPETDSLKHARSLIEELRGKQDLPLAAFMRHAIELAKHEAILLGQFHGARKAWNIRKAANLAEDFARTQPARLPAFVQYLDTLADRAIREGDAVVEPKDAVTLMTVHKAKGLEFPIVVLADSGRQEGGSRPGFSAFHRDMGLAVRVTGNKGETIQPSIYKTMRNASGAKETAEHARVLYVGMTRARDWLLFGGTPKPGKGSWLAIMNDAYHLLDRRHGEFVETETWKAIVWREAAPPASASEESRAAVPVNVAAIVRQAEPIVSVPSRRTISVSTLLNMMTGMETDDEPSREPYNGFPALSAMERGTLVHRLFEVWSPGERMDIEAFLLREAPMLHLRETLAADLDAILKRFESGALARRMAAAKRIEREAPFLLRIGATIVSGTIDALIDRTLIVDFKTGRIHAEMHERYEYQIHLYAAAVQALLGHSPTEALLYYADLGEECAVDVSPPRIREALERAEAVLANDVEQTGIGLRT